In one Puniceicoccus vermicola genomic region, the following are encoded:
- a CDS encoding archaeosortase/exosortase family protein, whose amino-acid sequence MSDPNRQAVAARMRRPEFILFAILAFGLLGWFYANLPDALRHADQIINTAILLGLLCIYLIFDFRPLFAPPDQKSTGTYAWAAVGLVCAISGTFLPQPIAKVFLLFLSVCCFTRAAGGVLLEASSRRLLNSLFIAFTLFGALLVSLPLLDMPLRIITGRWSAQIFTWLQHDTELGFITKEGVPMLLLVVNGRPFHVAAECNGFGLLGTCLVFTCAFIFYRKVPFLDSFLLLIAAVFVAVVGNLVRIFIIVSLAPKVGDHYLLMHEIVGTITFYAFLGLQWWLVSGFGRTPRPKSTEEPA is encoded by the coding sequence TTGAGCGACCCGAATCGTCAGGCTGTAGCCGCCCGGATGAGGCGGCCCGAGTTCATCCTTTTCGCCATTCTGGCGTTTGGGCTCCTCGGTTGGTTCTACGCAAACCTGCCGGATGCCCTACGGCATGCCGATCAAATCATCAATACGGCGATCCTTCTTGGTCTTCTCTGTATCTACCTGATTTTCGATTTCCGGCCTCTCTTCGCCCCACCCGATCAAAAATCGACGGGGACCTATGCCTGGGCCGCCGTCGGTCTGGTCTGCGCCATTTCGGGGACCTTCCTGCCCCAGCCGATTGCGAAGGTTTTTCTCCTCTTTCTCTCTGTCTGTTGTTTTACCCGGGCGGCGGGCGGCGTCCTTCTCGAGGCCTCGAGTCGGCGTCTGCTGAACTCCCTCTTCATCGCATTCACCCTCTTCGGGGCGCTTCTGGTCAGCCTACCGCTCCTCGATATGCCGCTCCGGATCATCACTGGACGATGGTCTGCCCAGATTTTCACCTGGCTTCAGCACGATACGGAACTCGGATTCATCACTAAAGAGGGAGTGCCCATGCTCCTCCTCGTCGTAAACGGACGTCCGTTTCACGTCGCGGCCGAGTGTAATGGCTTTGGTCTTTTGGGGACCTGTTTGGTCTTCACCTGTGCCTTTATCTTTTACCGAAAGGTTCCGTTCCTCGATTCGTTTCTTCTCCTCATTGCCGCGGTCTTCGTCGCGGTCGTTGGAAATCTGGTTCGCATTTTCATCATCGTAAGCCTCGCTCCCAAGGTAGGGGATCACTACCTGCTCATGCATGAGATCGTCGGCACCATCACGTTCTATGCTTTCCTTGGCCTGCAGTGGTGGTTGGTTTCCGGATTTGGACGAACTCCTCGGCCCAAATCAACCGAAGAGCCTGCATGA
- a CDS encoding thiamine pyrophosphate-dependent enzyme, translating to MASPNPTSHRDLDRDTKLRFFRLMIESRMGDHREQSLLRQGHGWFHVGGIGHEAVSAIASHLEKDDFVAPYYRDRALVLARGMTTHDIALTFFGKRSSSSGGRQLPGHFSSRKNNIWSHPSPVGSHLLPACGIAWGIKLDGKNNVVVASTGEGASRQGDFFEAACVAIEKQLPVVFVVEDNGIAISTPNRNANPLALGVMDKERWVQVDGTKVADVYHAGAEAVAKARSGGGPSFLWLDLERGTSHSSADDHRLYRCKKELEKTEERDPIKLLREELLAEKILTEEEISEIEAEAKENARQVYLEARKADDPEESENSLHLTDPAPPIAQRPPVQLGERTRMLDAVNSTLKEVLKRNEDSIFYGQDIADPKGGVFRLTAGLSTTDPDRVGNSPIAESTIIGLACGLACYGKKPFFEIQFIDFIGPGWNQLANNLANLRWRSFGEWNCPAVIYAPYGAYLPGGAIWHSSSGEGLFANLPGLTIAVPSTPEDAAGLIWSANQSTDPVLLLLPKHLMWDEQKLPEKIRSAPIGRARVRRTGHMVTVVGWGNCIELIEESIEKLGDDTQVELIDLRTIVPWDRETVMNSVRKTGRLLIVQEDSDPCSVGQAIVSEVIDVPDIWPRLQASPQIISRQNTPIGFHPTYEYTALPDSDTVLEAIRSLVATQASPSVAEPAAALPTPPAPEMIMEEEAPPPPPSANLIKVPVLGEGITRARLLTQFKKKGESFEPDESICEVETDKAVFPIEAPEKGTLVEWLFEEGDDVGVGDDIARCTFASHTRAEEETSAPVKGDEAANIRKFKQYEAANGEIAKTSGLSAEIIQQMQGLVPATIMVKAKWEPIRLLRERIKAKNQKAPSPSAIVAWSLVQAMKKHRRFTHTLLMGKMPRAIGDFDLGVAVSLPDDRLGTAIVPDVNRREWPEFADLFRKAVDDTRKGRFQPKTRIPILLSTMGQYDVQSATPIVVPPSIATLFVGSAHYELDPESQGQKSREVVRLVLTFDHRWINGAGSASFLSEVKNNLENFDIAD from the coding sequence ATGGCATCGCCAAACCCAACCAGCCACCGCGACTTAGATCGCGACACCAAATTGCGTTTTTTCCGGCTCATGATCGAGAGCCGGATGGGGGACCATCGCGAACAGAGTCTTCTACGGCAAGGGCACGGATGGTTTCACGTCGGCGGAATCGGACACGAAGCCGTCTCGGCCATCGCTTCTCACCTCGAGAAAGACGACTTCGTCGCCCCCTATTATCGCGACCGTGCTCTCGTCCTCGCTCGCGGGATGACGACCCACGACATCGCGCTCACCTTTTTCGGCAAACGCTCTTCCTCCAGTGGCGGGCGTCAGCTTCCCGGGCACTTTAGCTCCCGGAAGAACAACATCTGGTCGCATCCATCACCGGTAGGCTCCCATCTCCTGCCTGCCTGCGGGATCGCCTGGGGCATTAAGCTCGACGGCAAAAACAACGTCGTCGTCGCCTCGACCGGTGAGGGCGCCTCACGCCAAGGTGACTTTTTCGAAGCCGCCTGCGTCGCGATCGAGAAGCAACTTCCCGTAGTCTTCGTCGTCGAAGACAATGGCATCGCCATCAGCACGCCCAATCGCAACGCGAACCCACTGGCCCTCGGAGTCATGGACAAAGAGCGCTGGGTCCAAGTCGATGGCACTAAGGTCGCAGATGTCTACCACGCGGGTGCCGAGGCAGTCGCCAAAGCCCGCTCCGGCGGTGGACCGAGCTTCCTCTGGCTGGATCTCGAGCGCGGCACCAGCCACTCCAGCGCCGATGACCACCGTCTCTACCGCTGCAAAAAAGAACTCGAAAAAACCGAGGAACGCGACCCGATCAAATTGCTCCGGGAAGAACTCCTCGCCGAGAAAATTCTTACGGAAGAAGAAATTTCCGAAATCGAGGCGGAGGCCAAAGAGAACGCCCGGCAGGTCTACTTGGAGGCTCGCAAAGCCGATGATCCCGAGGAATCCGAAAACTCTCTTCACCTCACCGATCCCGCTCCTCCAATCGCCCAGCGCCCACCGGTGCAACTCGGTGAACGGACACGGATGCTGGATGCGGTAAACTCGACACTCAAGGAAGTCCTGAAGCGCAACGAGGACTCGATCTTCTACGGTCAGGACATCGCCGATCCGAAGGGAGGCGTTTTCCGCCTCACTGCCGGCCTCTCAACAACCGACCCGGATCGCGTGGGCAATTCTCCGATCGCGGAATCGACGATCATCGGTCTCGCTTGCGGTCTCGCCTGCTACGGAAAGAAGCCGTTTTTCGAGATCCAATTCATCGACTTTATTGGACCTGGCTGGAATCAGCTCGCCAACAACCTGGCCAACCTTCGCTGGAGAAGCTTCGGCGAATGGAACTGCCCAGCCGTCATCTACGCCCCCTATGGAGCCTACCTCCCTGGTGGTGCTATCTGGCACAGTTCGTCGGGTGAAGGACTTTTCGCAAATCTTCCCGGGCTGACGATCGCCGTCCCCAGCACTCCGGAAGACGCTGCGGGTCTCATCTGGAGCGCCAACCAATCGACCGACCCGGTTCTTCTTCTCCTGCCCAAGCACTTGATGTGGGATGAACAGAAGCTTCCCGAAAAAATCCGCTCCGCCCCCATCGGACGCGCCCGCGTTCGCCGCACTGGCCACATGGTCACCGTAGTCGGCTGGGGCAACTGCATCGAATTAATCGAGGAGAGTATCGAAAAGCTCGGCGACGACACCCAAGTGGAGCTCATCGATCTGCGCACGATCGTCCCTTGGGACCGCGAAACGGTGATGAACTCTGTCCGCAAGACTGGGCGTCTCCTGATCGTGCAGGAAGATTCTGATCCTTGCAGTGTGGGTCAGGCCATCGTCTCCGAGGTCATTGACGTGCCGGACATCTGGCCACGACTCCAAGCCTCTCCCCAGATCATTTCCCGCCAGAACACTCCGATCGGTTTCCATCCGACCTATGAGTATACGGCTTTGCCGGATTCCGATACGGTTCTTGAAGCGATCCGCTCGCTCGTCGCGACGCAGGCATCTCCCTCGGTCGCGGAACCCGCAGCGGCTCTACCGACTCCTCCGGCTCCCGAAATGATTATGGAGGAGGAAGCTCCTCCCCCTCCCCCGTCTGCCAACCTGATCAAGGTTCCGGTGCTGGGCGAAGGGATCACCCGAGCCCGACTTCTGACCCAATTTAAGAAAAAGGGAGAGTCCTTCGAACCGGACGAATCCATTTGCGAGGTCGAAACGGATAAGGCAGTCTTCCCGATTGAGGCTCCGGAAAAGGGAACGCTCGTCGAGTGGCTCTTCGAGGAGGGCGACGACGTTGGCGTCGGAGATGATATTGCCCGATGCACTTTCGCCTCACATACGCGCGCCGAAGAGGAAACAAGCGCTCCGGTCAAAGGCGATGAAGCGGCGAACATCCGCAAATTTAAGCAATACGAAGCCGCCAACGGCGAGATTGCCAAGACCTCTGGGCTTTCGGCCGAGATCATCCAGCAGATGCAGGGATTGGTCCCGGCGACCATTATGGTCAAAGCCAAGTGGGAACCGATCCGGCTCCTGCGCGAACGGATCAAGGCCAAGAACCAAAAGGCCCCCAGCCCCTCCGCGATCGTCGCCTGGTCTCTGGTTCAGGCGATGAAGAAGCACCGCCGCTTCACCCACACGCTGTTGATGGGGAAGATGCCGCGGGCGATCGGCGACTTTGACCTGGGTGTCGCGGTCTCTCTTCCAGACGACCGCCTCGGCACCGCGATTGTTCCCGACGTCAACCGCCGCGAATGGCCCGAGTTTGCCGATCTCTTCCGTAAAGCGGTCGATGACACCCGTAAGGGCCGATTCCAGCCGAAGACGCGGATCCCGATTTTGCTGTCGACCATGGGTCAATACGATGTCCAGTCGGCAACCCCTATTGTTGTTCCCCCATCGATCGCCACCCTCTTCGTCGGGTCTGCTCACTACGAGCTCGACCCCGAGAGCCAAGGCCAGAAGTCGCGGGAGGTCGTGCGCCTAGTGCTCACCTTCGACCACCGCTGGATCAATGGAGCCGGTTCCGCTTCCTTCCTCAGTGAAGTGAAGAATAACCTGGAGAACTTCGATATCGCGGATTGA
- a CDS encoding TolC family protein: MQSLRTILLSLFMGTLALQAVSVPVVPQSAVEAPPPPVNPEMLSTLVNTQSESAPKLDIAQAMKLALANNFDRKISQENVASARASVEQARGPVLPQVSVGVNYQQVNEDQYAVEAGFSPEKQTALSLNASQMIYNDTQVTAVRSSRRQFEAAQESDKSVALDIASQAGLAYIKVLSILSNLEIAEDNLRITRENLEIARIRRSVGTSGPEEILRFESEEAQQESELWSQRNRLHSAMNDLNQVLGESPDRSWNLEDITLESAVFNTSLSTLIPLASSQKSSDRFRMASIAYALSRSPEVASLGYSAAAQQLQLDENRRSFFVPDVEASFQYSHILDSEYPSSISTPEEDDTWTFLISASLPLFEGGARFGNIRQARAGLRSIQWQDAQTRQAVSVNVSNSLAAMASSWQSIRLSRIASERADANLEIVQEKYEQGSVSIVDLLDAQNNALVQKLTASIDLYRFFQDLISYQRSLSWAEPLADEEARQEFIEDFRARLDDV, translated from the coding sequence ATGCAATCTTTGCGCACGATCCTCCTCTCCCTGTTCATGGGCACTCTTGCGCTCCAAGCGGTGTCTGTGCCGGTCGTACCTCAATCCGCCGTCGAGGCTCCTCCGCCTCCGGTCAACCCGGAGATGCTGTCCACGTTGGTGAATACGCAGTCGGAGTCGGCGCCCAAGCTCGATATCGCTCAGGCGATGAAGCTGGCGCTTGCGAATAATTTCGATCGGAAGATCAGTCAGGAGAATGTCGCTTCGGCCCGGGCTTCGGTCGAGCAGGCCCGTGGTCCTGTCCTGCCTCAGGTTTCGGTGGGCGTGAACTACCAGCAGGTGAATGAGGATCAGTATGCGGTTGAGGCTGGTTTCAGCCCGGAAAAGCAAACGGCCCTGAGCCTCAACGCCAGCCAGATGATTTACAACGACACGCAGGTGACCGCGGTTCGCTCCTCCCGGCGTCAGTTCGAAGCGGCCCAAGAGTCGGACAAATCCGTGGCCCTGGACATCGCCTCCCAAGCGGGGCTCGCCTACATCAAGGTCCTCTCCATCCTTTCCAACCTGGAGATTGCCGAGGACAATTTGCGGATCACTCGGGAAAATCTTGAGATCGCGCGCATCCGTCGCTCCGTCGGAACCTCGGGCCCGGAAGAAATCCTCCGCTTCGAGTCCGAAGAGGCCCAGCAGGAGAGCGAACTCTGGTCGCAAAGGAATCGCCTCCACAGTGCGATGAACGACCTGAACCAAGTTCTCGGCGAATCCCCCGACCGATCCTGGAACTTGGAGGACATCACCCTCGAATCGGCCGTCTTCAATACGAGCCTTTCGACTCTCATTCCGTTGGCCAGTTCCCAAAAATCGTCGGATCGCTTTCGCATGGCGAGTATCGCCTACGCACTCTCCCGCTCACCGGAGGTCGCCTCCCTCGGCTATTCTGCAGCGGCCCAGCAGCTCCAGCTCGATGAGAACCGCCGCAGTTTCTTCGTTCCTGATGTAGAAGCCTCTTTTCAATATAGCCATATCCTCGATTCGGAATATCCGTCTTCGATCAGCACCCCCGAGGAGGACGATACTTGGACTTTTCTTATCTCGGCCTCTCTCCCTCTTTTCGAAGGCGGGGCCCGATTTGGCAATATTCGCCAAGCCCGGGCCGGTCTCCGCTCGATCCAATGGCAGGACGCACAGACACGCCAAGCCGTATCGGTCAATGTGAGCAATTCCCTCGCGGCCATGGCCAGCTCCTGGCAATCCATCCGGCTCTCCCGCATCGCTTCCGAGCGGGCCGACGCCAATCTCGAAATCGTTCAGGAAAAATACGAGCAGGGCAGCGTTTCCATCGTCGATCTCCTCGACGCCCAGAATAATGCGCTGGTCCAGAAACTCACGGCTTCGATCGACCTCTACCGCTTCTTCCAGGATCTCATTTCCTATCAACGCTCTCTCTCCTGGGCCGAACCCCTCGCCGACGAAGAGGCACGTCAAGAGTTCATCGAAGATTTCCGGGCTCGACTTGACGATGTCTGA